Within Nocardioides rotundus, the genomic segment GCTGGCCCGGCTGTGCCAGGAGCTGCTGGTGTCGGCGGAGGCCAGCGCCAACCTGGTCGTGATGCGCACGCCTCCGGGTGCCGCCCAGTTCCTCGCCTCCGCCTTCGACAAGGCCGAGCAGCCCGACGTGCTCGGCACCATCGCCGGCGACGACACCCTGGTGGTCATCTCCCGTGAGCCCGAGGGCGGTGAGGCGCTGGTCCGCCGCTATCTTGCCCTCGCCGACCACGAGGACCCGGCGACACGAGACCCCGGCCCCAAGGATGTGACATGAGCGAGAGCACCACCCGCACCGGCAAGCTCTGGGGCGGCCGGTTCGCAGGAGGCCCCTCGCCCGAGCTCGAGGCGCTCTCGGTGTCCACGCACTTCGACTGGCGGCTGACGCCCTACGACCTCGCCGGCTCGCGCGCCCACGCGAACGCGCTGCACCGCGCCGGCCTGCTCTCCGACGACGACCACGCCGAGCTGCTGCGCGGGCTGGACGCGCTGGGGGAGCGGTACGCCGCCGGCGAGCTGCGACCCGACCCGAGCGACGAGGACGTGCACGGCGCCCTGGAGCGACTGCTCCTGGAGGAGGTCGGGCCCGACGTCGGTGGTCGCCTCCGGGCGGGCCGGTCGCGCAACGACCAGGTCGCCACCCTGTTCAAGGCGTTCCTGCGCGACCACGGGCGCACCGAGCGCGCCCTGCTGCTGGACCTGGTCGAGGCGCTCGCGACCCAGGCCCGCGCCCATCTCGACGTGATCATGCCGGGACGCACGCATCTGCAGCACGCTCAGCCGGTGCTGCTGGCGCACCATCTCCTGGCGCACGCGTGGGCCCTGCTGCGCGACGTGGACCGGCTCGCGGACTGGGATGCCCGCGTCGCCGCGGACTCGCCGTACGGCTCGGGCGCGCTGGCCGGCTCCAGCCTCGGGCTGGACCCCCGCGCCGTCGCCCACGAGCTCGGCTTCGCCGACTCCAGCCCCAACTCCATCGACGGCACCGCCAGCCGGGACTTCGTCGCCGAGTTCGCGTTCGTGTGCGCCATGGCCGGCGTCGACCTCAGCCGGATCGCGGAGGAGGTCGTCGTGTGGACCACCCAGGAGTTCGGGTTCGCCCGCCTGCACGACTCCTGGTCGACCGGGTCGAGCATCATGCCGCAGAAGAAGAACCCCGACATCCCCGAGCTCGCGCGCGGCAAGGCGGGCCGGATGATCGGGAATCTCACCGGCCTGCTCGCCACGCTCAAGGCGCTGCCGCTGGCCTACAACCGCGACCTCCAGGAGGACAAGGAGCCGGTCTTCGACTCCGTGGACACCCTGGAGGTGCTGCTGCCCGCGTTCACCGGGATGGTCGCGACGCTGACCTTCGACGGAGCCCGGATGGCCGACCTGGCCCCGCAGGGCTTCTCGCTGGCCACCGACGTCGCGGAGTGGCTGGTGCGCGAGGGGGTGCCGTTCCGTGAGGCGCACGAGCTCGCCGGGGCGTGCGTACGGCGGTGCGAGGAGCGGGGCATCGAGCTCGCCGACCTCACCGACGACGACTTCGCCGCGATCTCGCCGCACCTGACCCCCGGCGTGCGCTCGGTGCTGACCGCCGAGGGGTCGGTGGGCTCGCGCAACGGCCGGGGCGGCACCGCCCCCCAGCGGGTGCGCGAGCAGCTGGACGAGCTGGCCGCCGCGGTCGAGCGACAGCGTGCCCGGCTCGGCTGACCTCGCGGCGCTGTTGTCCGGACCGGTCCTGGAGGTGGCGCCCCGGCTGCTCGGCGCCGAGCTGCGCCACGGCGACGTGCGCGTGCGCCTGACCGAGGTGGAGGCCTACGACGGCGCCGAGGACCCGGGGTCGCACGCCTACCGCGGGCAGACGCCGCGCAACGCCACCATGTTCGGCCCGCCCGGCCACCTGTACGTCTACTTCATCTACGGCATGCACCACTGCTGCAACGTCGTCTGCGGCCCCGCCGGCAGCGCGTCCGCGGTGCTGCTGCGGGCCGGCGAGGTCGTGGCAGGGGAGGAGCAGGTACGGCGACGCCGCAGCGCGACCGCGCCTCACCGGGACCTGGCGCGCGGACCGGCCCGCCTCTGCAGCGCTCTGGGAGTCGACCGGAGCATGGACGGGGCCGACCTCTCCGGGCCCGAGCAGCAGCTCACCGTGGCGCCGGAGCCGGTGCCGGCCGAGCAGGTCGCTCGGGGCCCCCGGGTGGGGCTGCGGGAGGCCGGGGACCGGCCGTGGCGCTTCTGGGTCGCGGGGGATCGAACGGTGTCGCCGTACCGCCCTGCAGCGCCGCGCAGACGGCGTGAGCGGACGTGACGCAGCACACCCCCACCCGAGTTGCCGTCCTGGGTGCACCCGTGTAAAGTACTACTTGTTGCTGACGCAGCCTGCCCGAGTCACTCGGGATCGGGTAACGTAGCAGCCGCGACCGCCAGTCGGCGGACAGCCCCTCGACCGGGACTCACTCCCGAGTTGACTGGACTGCCACGGCTTCGGTAGCGTTTCTGAGGTTGCCCCCGACGAGCCGGCCCGATCCGGGTCTGCATCGGTGTGCGTCTGATGTTTGAGAACTCAACAGTGTGTCATTTAGTCGATGAATTGGTTTGTTTGTTTTGCCTTTCCTCGTCTGCCTCTTTTTGTAGGGGTGGGTGGGGGTTGGTTTCTTTGAGCAGATGAGTTGATTCTAGCTATGTTTTTTATGCTAGTGATGCTTGTTTTGGTCAGGGTATGATTTTTCGTTGGTTTTCGATGGAGAGTTTGATCCTGGCTCAGGACGAACGCTGGCGGCGTGCTTAACACATGCAAGTCGAGCGGAAAGGCCCCTTTGGGGGTACTCGAGCGGCGAACGGGTGAGTAACACGTGAGTAATCTGCCCTTCACTTCAGGATAGCTCCCGGAAACGGGGATTAATACTGGATATGACACATTCGCGCATGTGGGTGTGTGGAAAGTTTTTTCGGTGGGGGATGTGCTCGCGGCCTATCAGCTTGATGGTGGGGTAATGGCCTACCATGGCTTCGACGGGTAGCCGGCCTGAGAGGGTGACCGGTCACACTGGGACTGAGACACGGCCCAGACTCCTACGGGAGGCAGCAGTGGGGAATATTGGACAATGGGCGGAAGCCTGATCCAGCAACGCCGCGTGAGGGATGACGGCCTTCGGGTTGTAAACCTCTTTCAGCACAGACGAAGCGCAAGTGACGGTATGTGCAGAAGAAGGACCGGCCAACTACGTGCCAGCAGCCGCGGTAATACGTAGGGTCCGAGCGTTGTCCGGAATTATTGGGCGTAAAGGGCTCGTAGGCGGTTTGTCGCGTCGGGAGTGAAAACGCCGTGCTTAACACGGTGCTTGCTTTCGATACGGGCAGACTGGAGGCATGCAGGGGAGAATGGAATTCCTGGTGTAGCGGTGAAATGCGCAGATATCAGGAGGAACACCGGTGGCGAAGGCGGTTCTCTGGGCATGTCCTGACGCTGAGGAGCGAAAGTGTGGGGAGCGAACAGGATTAGATACCCTGGTAGTCCACACCGTAAACGTTGGGCGCTAGGTGTGGGATCCATTCCACGGGTTCCGTGCCGCAGCTAACGCATTAAGCGCCCCGCCTGGGGAGTACGGCCGCAAGGCTAAAACTCAAAGGAATTGACGGGGGCCCGCACAAGCGGCGGAGCATGCGGATTAATTCGATGCAACGCGAAGAACCTTACCTGGGTTTGACATACACCCTGCCGCTCCAGAGATGGGGCTTCTTTTGGGGGTGTACAGGTGGTGCATGGCTGTCGTCAGCTCGTGTCGTGAGATGTTGGGTTAAGTCCCGCAACGAGCGCAACCCTTGTCACATGTTGCCAGCACGCCCTTCGGGGTGGTGGGGACTCATGTGAGACTGCCGGGGTCAACTCGGAGGAAGGTGGGGATGACGTCAAGTCATCATGCCCCTTATGTCCAGGGCTTCACGCATGCTACAATGGCCGGTACAGAGGGCTGCGATCCCGTGAGGGGGAGCGAATCCCAAAAAGCCGGTCTCAGTTCGGATTGGGGTCTGCAACTCGACCCCATGAAGTCGGAGTCGCTAGTAATCGCAGATCAGCAACGCTGCGGTGAATACGTTCCCGGGCCTTGTACACACCGCCCGTCACGTCACGAAAGTCGGCAACACCCGAAGCCGGTGGCCCAACCCTTGTGGGGGGAGCCGTCGAAGGTGGGGCTGGTGATTGGGACGAAGTCGTAACAAGGTAGCCGTACCGGAAGGTGCGGCTGGATCACCTCCTTTCTAAGGAGCACCCGTGGCTGTGGGTCAGGTGATGGCATCATCCGTTGTGGGTGGTGCGCGCTGGCTGCACGGCGATGTGGGTGCGTTCTAGTGGAATCATCGACACCCCTTGTTGTCTGTCCCGCTGGTTGTGGGGTGGATGTGGGGGGTTGGCACGCTGTTGGGTGTCTGAGGCATCAGACACCACACGCCCCCGGGTCTGGGGTTGGTCTCTCATCGTGTGTGGGGGGCTGGTTCTGGTGGGGGGTGTGGGGTGGGTTGTCTTGGGTGCCTGCCTGCCGGCTGGTGGATCGTGATGGTCTGGTGGTGGTGGGTGTGGGTTGGTTGTTTGAGTTGTGGATAGTGGACGCGAGCATCTTTGTAGCTTTTTTGTTTTGTGTGTTTGTTTTGATTGTTGTTTGGCAAGCTATGAAGGGCGCATGGTGGATGCCTTGGCATCAAGAGCCGATGAAGGACGTTGGAGCCTGCGATAAGCCCTGGGGAGTTGGCAACCGAGCGTTGATCCAGGGGTGTCCGAATGGGGAAACCTGGCCAGAGTCATGTCTGGTCACCTGCACCTGAATGTATAGGGTGTGTGGAGGGAACTCCGGGAAGTGAAACATCTCAGTACCGGAAGGAAGAGAAAACAATTGTGATTCCGAGAGTAGTGGCGAGCGAAATCGGATGAGGCCAAACTCGTTTCGTGTGATAGACGGCAGTCGTTGCGGGGCGAGGGTTGTGGGATGAGTGTGTGTTGCCTCTGCCGGGGTGACGCGCGTGGTGTGTGTTGAAGTTGAAGTGGCCTGGAATGGTCTACCGTAGTGGGTGAGAGTCCTGTAGACGTATGACACGCTCCCGTGTGGCGCTTTTTCCCAAGTAACACGGAACTCCTGAAATTCTGTGTGAATCTGGCGGGACCACCCGTCAAGCCTGAATACTCCTTGATGACCGATAGCGGATCAGTACCGTGAGGGAAAGGTGAAAAGTACCCCTGGCGGGGAGTGAAATAGTACCTGAAACCGTGCGCCTACAATCCGTCAGAGCCTCTTTTGGGGTGATGGCGTGCCTTTTGAAGAATGAGCCTGCGAGTTTGCGTTGTGTAGCGAGGTTAACCCTGTGGGGTAGCCGTAGCGAAAGCGAGTCCGAAGAGGGCGTGTGAGTTGCACGATCAAGACCCGAAGCGGAGTGATCTATCCATGGGCAGGTTGAAGCGTCGGTAAGACGACGTGGAGGACCGAACCCACTTAGGTTGAAAACTGAGGGGATGACCTGTGGATAGGGGTGAAAGGCCAATCAAACTTCGTGATAGCTGGTTCTCCCCGAAATGCATTTAGGTGCAGCGTTGCGTGTTTCTTTCCGGAGGTAGAGCACTGGATAGCCGATGGGCCCTACCAGGTTACTGACGTTAACCAAACTCCGAATGCCGGGAAGTGAAGCGCAGCAGTGAGACTGCGGGGGATAAGCTTCGTAGTCGAGAGGGAAACAGCCCAGACCATCAGCTAAGGCCCCTAAGCGGTGACTAAGTGGAAAAGGATGTGGAGTCGCAGTGACAACCAGGAGGTTGGCTTGGAAGCAGCCACCCTTGAAAGAGTGCGTAATAGCTCACTGGTCAAGTGATTCCGCGCCGACAATGTAGCGGGGCTCAAGTCATCCGCCGAAGCTATGGCATCCACCGTGTGCCCGGAAGGGTGGTGGATGGGTAGGGGAGCGTCGTCTTCTGCTGTGAAGCCCGGGAGTGATCCGCGGGTGGAGTGGAGACGAGTGAGAATGCAGGCATGAGTAGCGAATCACGGGTGAGAAACCCGTGCGCCGAATGATCAAGGGTTCCAGGGTCAAGCTAATCTGCCCTGGGTAAGTCGGGACCTAAGGCGAGGCCGACAGGCGTAGTCGATGGACAACGGGTTGATATTCCCGTACCGGCAATGTAGCGCCCATGACGAACCCGGTGATGCTAACCACCCGACACAGGTCTTCACTCCACCCTTGTGGTGGGGATGGGCCTGGATAGCGTGGGACCCGAACCGGTAGTAGTCAAGCGATGGGGTGACGCAGGAAGGTAGCCCAGCCACAGCGATGGTTGTCTGTGGGCAAGACCGTAGGACCAGACCTAGGCAAATCCGGGTCTGATGTGTCTGAGAGTCGACGCGGAGCCAATATTGGTGAAGTGGGTGATCCTATGCTGTCGAGAAAAACCTCTAGCGAGCTATGCGCCGCCCGTACCCCAAACCGACTCAGGTGATCAGGTAGAGAATACCAAGGCGATCGAGACAACCATGGTTAAGGAACTCGGCAAAATGCCCCCGTAACTTCGGGAGAAGGGGGGCCGGATCCGTCAAGCACCTTGCGTGTGGCAGCGGTGATGGCCGCAGAGACCAGGCCCAAGCGACTGTTTACTAAAAACACAGGTCCGTGCGAAGTTGTAAGACGATGTATACGGACTGACTCCTGCCCGGTGCTGGAAGGTTAAGAGGACCCGTTAAACACGTGTGTTGAAGCGGAGAATTTAAGCCCCAGTAAACGGCGGTGGTAACTATAACCATCCTAAGGTAGCGAAATTCCTTGTCGGGTAAGTTCCGACCTGCACGAATGGAGTAACGACTTGGGCGCTGTCTCAACCATGGACTCGGCGAAATTGCACTACGAGTAAAGATGCTCGTTACGCGCGGCAGGACGGAAAGACCCCGGGACCTTTACTATAGTTTGGTATTGGTGTTTGGTTCGGCTTGTGTAGGATAGGTGGGAGACGGTGAAGCATGCACGCCAGTGTGTGTGGAGTCAACGTTGAAATACCACTCTGGTCGTACTAGATGTCTAACCTAGGACCGTGATCCGGTTCAGGGACAGTGCCTGATGGGTAGTTTAACTGGGGCGGTTGCCTCCTAAAGAGTAACGGAGGCGCTCAAAGGTTCCCTCAGCCTGGTTGGCAATCAGGTGTTGAGTGTAAGTGCACAAGGGAGCTTGACTGTGAGACAGACATGTCGAGCAGGGACGAAAGTCGGAACTAGTGATCCGGCCACGGCATGTGGAAGCGTGGTCGCTCAACGGATAAAAGGTACCCCGGGGATAACAGGCTGATCTTCCCCAAGAGTCCATATCGACGGGATGGTTTGGCACCTCGATGTCGGCTCGTCGCATCCTGGGGCTGGAG encodes:
- the argH gene encoding argininosuccinate lyase; translated protein: MSESTTRTGKLWGGRFAGGPSPELEALSVSTHFDWRLTPYDLAGSRAHANALHRAGLLSDDDHAELLRGLDALGERYAAGELRPDPSDEDVHGALERLLLEEVGPDVGGRLRAGRSRNDQVATLFKAFLRDHGRTERALLLDLVEALATQARAHLDVIMPGRTHLQHAQPVLLAHHLLAHAWALLRDVDRLADWDARVAADSPYGSGALAGSSLGLDPRAVAHELGFADSSPNSIDGTASRDFVAEFAFVCAMAGVDLSRIAEEVVVWTTQEFGFARLHDSWSTGSSIMPQKKNPDIPELARGKAGRMIGNLTGLLATLKALPLAYNRDLQEDKEPVFDSVDTLEVLLPAFTGMVATLTFDGARMADLAPQGFSLATDVAEWLVREGVPFREAHELAGACVRRCEERGIELADLTDDDFAAISPHLTPGVRSVLTAEGSVGSRNGRGGTAPQRVREQLDELAAAVERQRARLG
- a CDS encoding DNA-3-methyladenine glycosylase, giving the protein MPGSADLAALLSGPVLEVAPRLLGAELRHGDVRVRLTEVEAYDGAEDPGSHAYRGQTPRNATMFGPPGHLYVYFIYGMHHCCNVVCGPAGSASAVLLRAGEVVAGEEQVRRRRSATAPHRDLARGPARLCSALGVDRSMDGADLSGPEQQLTVAPEPVPAEQVARGPRVGLREAGDRPWRFWVAGDRTVSPYRPAAPRRRRERT